In the Nocardioides panaciterrulae genome, CTGCGCGCGCACCCACCCATTCTGCCGTGTCGCCGCCCCCGGTTTGGCAGCAGGTGCTTGGCTGGTCGGGGCAAGGGCCGTGCGGAGGAGGTCTGGTGGTGCACACGTTGGCCGTTCGCCGGTGGGCCGCCGCCGTCCTTCCCGCCCTCCTGCTGCTGGCCCCCGCGCTCACCGGCTGCACCGGCAGCTCGTCCGGCGATCCCTCCGGCAATCCCTCCGGTGATCCGGCCAGCGGCCCCGCGAGCGCGGCCGGCGACCCGGCCACCACCGGGGCGGCGGCGCCCACGCCGCGGGTGGCGCCGCCGTTCCGGCACCCGATCCCCGGGATGCCGGCGGTGCAGGACGGGGACGTCTACGCCTCGACCAGGACCCCGTCCCAGGAGCGGTCGAGGGTCCGCCACGACCCGGCGTACCTCTACGTCCCGAACTCCTTCGGCGCCCCGATCACCACGGTGATCGACCAGCGCAGCCGCAAGGTCGTCCGGGTGCTGCACACGGGGACGCTGAGCCAGCATGTGACGCCGTCCTACGACCTGCGCACGCTCTACGTCGAGGCGAGCGAGGACAACCGGATCGTCGCACTCGACCCGCGCACCGGCCGGATCACCCACCGCTACCCGGTCGACCGGCCCTACAACCTCTACTTCACCCCCGACGGCCGGCACGCGGTGGTGATGGACGAGGAGCACCAGCGGATCGTGTTCGCCGACCCGCACACGTTCAAGCCCCAGAAGGCGGTCAGCGACCGTTCGTGCAAGGGTCCGAACCACGCGGACTTCTCCGCGAACGGACGGTGGTTCCTGGTCAGCTGCGAGTTCAGCGGGTCGCTGCTGCGCATCTCGACGCTGCGCGAGCGGGTCACCGGCCGGCTCCACCTGCCGGCGGGCGCCAAGCCGCAGGACGTCCGGCTCTCCCCGGACGGGCGCACCTTCTACGTCGCCGACATGGGCCGCAACCTGCTGCTGCGGGTGCCGTGGGACCGGCTGCGCGTGGTCGGCAGCACCCGACTGCCGATGATGCCGCACGGCATCTACCCGAGCCGGGACGGCCGGTTCCTCTACGTC is a window encoding:
- a CDS encoding YncE family protein — encoded protein: MVHTLAVRRWAAAVLPALLLLAPALTGCTGSSSGDPSGNPSGDPASGPASAAGDPATTGAAAPTPRVAPPFRHPIPGMPAVQDGDVYASTRTPSQERSRVRHDPAYLYVPNSFGAPITTVIDQRSRKVVRVLHTGTLSQHVTPSYDLRTLYVEASEDNRIVALDPRTGRITHRYPVDRPYNLYFTPDGRHAVVMDEEHQRIVFADPHTFKPQKAVSDRSCKGPNHADFSANGRWFLVSCEFSGSLLRISTLRERVTGRLHLPAGAKPQDVRLSPDGRTFYVADMGRNLLLRVPWDRLRVVGSTRLPMMPHGIYPSRDGRFLYVSDRMAGKVSVFSLAKRRVVDTWPIPGGGTPDMGGISADGRTLWLSGRYSGYVYGWNTRTGRLVAKIRVGGSPHGLLVWPQPGRYSLGHTGNLR